The Candidatus Hydrogenedentota bacterium region CGCACCCCGGCGTACTGCTCGGTTTCATTGGCGAAAAGAACCACCCGCATGGGAAACCCCGTTTTCCAGACACCGTCACCTTCCGGCATGGACCCCATTGATTCCAGAGGCGTTACATGATACCCTATATTGTCAACATTTTATCGGGCGCGCGCCCGAGAGGCGGCCATGTACGAAGCATTCTATGGGTTGCGTGAGAAGCCGTTCAATCTCACCCCCGACCCGAAATACCTCTACTTGAGCGACAAGCACAAGGAGGCGTTTGCGCATCTGCTGTTCGGCATCAAGAACCGCAGCGGTTTCGTCATGCTTACCGGCGAGATAGGCACCGGCAAAACCACCATCTGCCGCAACCTGCTCAACCAGCTGGACTCGGACACCGAGGTCGCCTTCATCTTCAACCCCTTCCTCAGCCCCGTCGAGCTGCTCCGCAAGATTAACACGGAGTTCGGCATTGACTCGCGGGCGGACAACCTGCTCGGGCTCACCGAGGAGCTGAACATCCACCTGCTCAACGCGGGGGCGCGCGGCAAGAACTGCGTGCTGGTCATTGACGAGGCGCAGAACCTCGACCCCGTCGTGCTGGAGCAGATACGCCTCCTGTCAAACCTGGAGACGGAGACCAACAAGCTCCTGCAGATCGTGCTGATCGGCCAGCCGGAGCTGGGCGAGAAACTCGCCCTCCACGAGCTGCGCCAGCTCAACCAGCGCATCACGGCGCGCTACCACCTCAAGCCGCTCGACGCGAGGGAAACCCTCCAGTACATCGCCTACCGCCTGCACGTGGCGGGCGGCCGCAAGGGGGGCGTGTCCTTCGCCAAGAACGCGATCGCCGCCGTCTTCAAGTTCTCCAAGGGCACGCCCCGCGTCATCAACGCCGTGTGCGACCGCGCCCTCCTCATCGGATACACCCGCGAGGAGCGGACCATCACGGCGGCCCTCGTGCGCCAGGCGGTCCGCGAGGTCCGGGGCGAAAAGGTTTCCGTCAGGCGCCCCCGCGACTGGTTTCAGCTGCGGCGGATGCTCCCGAGCTCGTCGTTTGTCCTCGCCGTGCTGGTCGTCTTCCTCATCGTCCGGCATCTGACCGCGCCCATCGAGCAGGCCACCCGGGAACTGGGCGCCTTCAACCGGGTGCTCAGCGGGGAGGCCCCCGCCGCCCCGGACCCGGCCTCCACCGCCAACGCCGCCGCGCCGGGCGCCGCCACGACGCCGGTGGACCAGTCGCTCATGGCGCGCAACGTGATAGACCGGCTCGCCGGGGTGGCGCGCGGCAGCCGGCCGGGGGAGGACCCCGCCCAGGCGCTGGCCCAGATCACCGCCGTCCCCGCCGCGCAGTCCAGGGATTACGGCCTGGCCGCCGTGCTGGAAAAATGGGGGCTTCCCGCCCCGTCCGCGCCCCCCGCATCGGATGACATCGCGGCGGTTGCGGGAGTTCTCGCCGCTGCGGGCCTCGCCTCCGAGGCGCTCCATCCGGTGACGGAGCAGCTGCTGGCCATCAACATGCCCGGTCTCGTGCGCCTCAAGGTGGACGGCCAGCTCCGCTGGGCCGGCCTGGTCGGGGCGGGCGAGGACGCCCTCGTGCTTGCCATTGCCCCCGGCGCGCATGTCTCCCTTTCCCGGTTCGCCTTCCGCGAGGTCTACGCAAACGAGGCGCTCCTCCCCTGGCGCGATCCCGCGCCGGACCAGACCGTCCTGCAGCCCGGCGCGCGCGGGCGCCACGTTGCCAGTCTGAAGGACATGCTGCGGTCCCTGCGGCTGATCTCCGACGCCAACACCAGCGACGTGTATGACAGCGACACCGCCTCCGCCGTGGCCGGCGTGCAGGCCGAGTCCGGCCTGAAAATGGACGGCAAGGCCGGAAAACAGGTGCGCATGGTGCTCATGGCCTGGACCGCCGCCAACGGCGCGCC contains the following coding sequences:
- a CDS encoding AAA family ATPase; its protein translation is MYEAFYGLREKPFNLTPDPKYLYLSDKHKEAFAHLLFGIKNRSGFVMLTGEIGTGKTTICRNLLNQLDSDTEVAFIFNPFLSPVELLRKINTEFGIDSRADNLLGLTEELNIHLLNAGARGKNCVLVIDEAQNLDPVVLEQIRLLSNLETETNKLLQIVLIGQPELGEKLALHELRQLNQRITARYHLKPLDARETLQYIAYRLHVAGGRKGGVSFAKNAIAAVFKFSKGTPRVINAVCDRALLIGYTREERTITAALVRQAVREVRGEKVSVRRPRDWFQLRRMLPSSSFVLAVLVVFLIVRHLTAPIEQATRELGAFNRVLSGEAPAAPDPASTANAAAPGAATTPVDQSLMARNVIDRLAGVARGSRPGEDPAQALAQITAVPAAQSRDYGLAAVLEKWGLPAPSAPPASDDIAAVAGVLAAAGLASEALHPVTEQLLAINMPGLVRLKVDGQLRWAGLVGAGEDALVLAIAPGAHVSLSRFAFREVYANEALLPWRDPAPDQTVLQPGARGRHVASLKDMLRSLRLISDANTSDVYDSDTASAVAGVQAESGLKMDGKAGKQVRMVLMAWTAANGAPGLRQRTVTAGAAAAESPEPPAPVSATVSKRTDAPARAATEFPIITPSPVPPAPEAAAAPQAPAAQETPTPETAVPPDTPAPAPEPAPAETPPPAAAADQDDRRAGGETLVEVKELPSPFQEALPPAPLNATEKTQTEPVAGSLILVPRRHAPA